From the genome of Scytonema hofmannii PCC 7110, one region includes:
- a CDS encoding class I SAM-dependent methyltransferase, producing the protein MTIYDSIGQPYSTTRIPDRRIVNTLINLLNLPEGSTIVDLGAGTGGYSVALADRGFSIYAIEPSLVMQTQAIEHPNIKWVTGYAEAIPLPDNSVDGLISLLTLHHFSDLEKAICEMHRVVKSGAIVLLTFDIRLAEKIWLYDYFPWLWEDALRFLPLQELTDLIQSSTKRRVETIPFLLPHDLSDLFAAAAWRRPQLYLQPEVRAGISSFALANSHFIDPGLKSLAADLSSGQWDAKYGKIRQLTEIDVGYRFIRASSICGSTLTSWL; encoded by the coding sequence ATGACTATTTATGATTCTATCGGACAACCATATTCTACAACCCGTATTCCCGATCGCCGCATTGTCAATACTTTAATTAACTTATTGAATTTACCTGAAGGGAGCACTATTGTCGATCTTGGTGCTGGAACAGGTGGTTACAGTGTAGCATTAGCCGATCGCGGATTCTCTATCTATGCCATAGAACCTTCTTTGGTAATGCAAACCCAAGCGATCGAACATCCAAACATCAAATGGGTAACTGGTTATGCAGAAGCTATTCCTCTCCCAGATAACTCTGTTGATGGATTGATAAGTCTTTTGACACTTCATCATTTTTCTGACTTAGAAAAAGCTATTTGCGAAATGCATCGAGTGGTCAAATCTGGGGCGATAGTTTTGCTAACCTTTGATATTAGGCTGGCTGAAAAGATATGGTTGTATGATTACTTTCCTTGGCTTTGGGAAGATGCGCTACGATTTCTACCACTGCAAGAACTTACCGATCTCATTCAATCAAGTACCAAAAGAAGAGTTGAAACAATACCTTTTTTATTACCTCACGATTTATCTGATTTGTTTGCAGCAGCAGCGTGGAGACGACCACAATTATATTTACAACCAGAAGTTCGTGCAGGAATCTCTTCTTTTGCTTTAGCCAATTCTCACTTTATCGATCCTGGACTCAAGTCTCTTGCAGCAGATTTAAGTAGCGGTCAATGGGATGCAAAGTATGGAAAAATTCGGCAATTAACAGAAATCGATGTAGGTTACCGTTTCATAAGAGCTTCCTCAATTTGTGGCTCAACGCTTACTAGTTGGTTGTGA
- a CDS encoding DOPA 4,5-dioxygenase family protein has translation MQENIIEITGFHAHVYFDAASRETAERVREELGARFEVQLGRWHDRPIGPHPKSMYQVAFSPERFSKVVPWLMLNREGLDILVHPSTGDDVADHTRHALWLGEKLELNIEFLKTIKTT, from the coding sequence ATACAAGAAAATATTATTGAAATCACTGGTTTTCACGCTCACGTTTATTTTGATGCTGCAAGTCGTGAGACGGCTGAGCGTGTACGTGAAGAATTGGGTGCTAGGTTTGAGGTACAACTGGGACGTTGGCACGATCGACCTATTGGTCCGCACCCAAAATCAATGTATCAAGTAGCATTCTCACCAGAACGATTTAGCAAAGTTGTGCCTTGGTTAATGCTCAATAGAGAGGGATTAGATATTCTCGTTCATCCCTCCACAGGTGATGATGTGGCAGATCATACCAGGCATGCTCTGTGGCTAGGAGAGAAATTAGAATTGAATATTGAGTTCTTAAAAACGATAAAAACAACCTAA
- the cutA gene encoding divalent-cation tolerance protein CutA, with amino-acid sequence MKLYYVTLNNSDEARQIGRTLLEQKLAVCVNWFPITCAYVWKGEITEEPEVVLIVKTRSGYRSDIERVIHQHISYTNFIAEISPTEINQNFLEWLNAEVPLRPLQRSFVE; translated from the coding sequence ATGAAACTTTACTACGTCACTTTGAATAATTCAGACGAAGCACGTCAGATCGGACGTACTTTGCTAGAACAAAAACTAGCAGTTTGTGTCAACTGGTTTCCCATAACTTGCGCTTATGTATGGAAAGGAGAAATCACAGAAGAGCCAGAAGTGGTGTTAATCGTGAAAACACGATCGGGATATCGTAGTGATATTGAAAGAGTTATTCATCAGCATATTAGCTACACTAACTTTATTGCAGAAATCTCCCCAACAGAAATTAACCAAAACTTCTTGGAATGGTTAAATGCTGAAGTTCCCTTACGTCCTTTACAAAGAAGCTTTGTAGAATAA
- a CDS encoding DUF1003 domain-containing protein produces the protein MKLTQKTLSNTTDTKVVRKTSIVENIEKQQSNAHNIATEELTRGQCLADKLAAQVGSWGFLIGQSVVLAGWVGVNSIPGLPHWDESPFMMLNLVFSFASAYTAPVVLMSQNRQSDTDRKNAEIDRQVNLRAGQNIELLHEKLDEFHARKLNELTQIIKEQQKAMNEIRVALVTESQEVKVHLVTPENAQSNRKFLKSASHNQLVSVEPQIEEALMKR, from the coding sequence ATGAAGCTGACACAGAAAACATTATCCAACACTACCGATACAAAAGTTGTTCGCAAGACCTCTATCGTTGAGAATATTGAGAAACAGCAATCAAATGCTCACAATATAGCAACTGAAGAATTGACTCGAGGACAGTGTCTTGCAGATAAACTTGCAGCACAAGTCGGTTCTTGGGGTTTTCTCATCGGTCAAAGTGTAGTATTGGCAGGATGGGTGGGTGTAAACTCTATACCAGGATTGCCTCACTGGGATGAGTCACCCTTCATGATGTTAAACTTAGTGTTTTCCTTTGCATCAGCCTACACAGCCCCTGTAGTGTTGATGAGTCAGAATCGCCAATCGGATACCGATCGCAAAAATGCTGAAATTGACCGCCAAGTGAATCTTAGAGCCGGACAAAACATTGAACTGCTGCATGAGAAGTTAGATGAATTCCACGCTCGAAAGTTAAACGAACTGACACAAATTATTAAAGAACAACAAAAGGCGATGAATGAGATTAGAGTCGCTTTAGTGACTGAATCTCAAGAAGTTAAAGTCCATTTAGTCACTCCAGAGAATGCCCAAAGCAATCGCAAATTCCTCAAGTCAGCTTCTCACAACCAACTAGTAAGCGTTGAGCCACAAATTGAGGAAGCTCTTATGAAACGGTAA
- the fosX gene encoding FosX/FosE/FosI family fosfomycin resistance hydrolase, whose product MIQGISHITFIVRDLEKMTKFLTSIFDAEEVYSSGDRTFSISKEKFFLINGLWVAIMEGESLPEKTYNHIAFKITEDEYELYAIKVKSLGIDVKEGRSRVEGEGRSLYFYDYDNHLFELHTGTLNQRLQKYQNESTTFPEELYQ is encoded by the coding sequence ATGATTCAAGGAATTAGCCACATCACTTTCATTGTCAGGGATTTGGAGAAAATGACCAAATTCCTTACATCTATATTTGATGCTGAGGAAGTTTACTCAAGTGGCGACCGAACTTTCTCCATATCAAAGGAAAAATTCTTTCTAATCAATGGTTTATGGGTAGCAATCATGGAAGGGGAATCTTTACCTGAGAAAACCTATAATCATATAGCTTTTAAAATAACTGAAGATGAGTACGAACTCTATGCTATCAAAGTTAAAAGTCTTGGGATAGATGTGAAAGAAGGTCGAAGCCGTGTAGAAGGTGAAGGACGTTCCTTGTATTTTTATGACTACGATAATCACTTGTTTGAGTTACATACAGGAACTCTAAATCAGCGATTACAAAAGTATCAAAACGAGAGTACAACATTCCCTGAAGAATTATACCAATGA